The Pseudogulbenkiania sp. MAI-1 sequence GGCCGCTGATGCCGGAGCGGATCGACGTTTGCACGCCGCGGCTGCGTTCATCGGCCAGGGTGCGCAGCTCCTGCACGTAGCCGGCGGTGCGCCGGCTGAGGTGTTCGGCGTTGCTGCGGTAGAGCTGCAGCAAGAGCGCCATGCGCTCGCCGGTTTCGATCACCTGGCGGCGTTGCTCGAACAGGTTCTGCGGCGCGTTGCAGATCACCTCCAGCTCGGTGGCGAGCCAGGGCGGCAGCTGGCGCGTTTCGCCGCGCCGCTGCATCGCCGCGAGCAGCGCCTCGGCGTCGGCTTCCAGCGCGCCCAGCGCGGCGCGGTCGCGCGCCAGCGGTACCGCCAGCAGAGTGTGCCACAGCGGCAGCAGGGTGGGCGCCTGCCGTACCGTGCCGGCGCTCACCAGTCGTTGCCCCAGCCCGTCGAGACGCTTGTGGTAGGCGTCGAGAATCTGCTGGTGGCGGCGCTTGTCGCCGGACAGCAACAGCAGTTGCTCGAGGTCGTGCTCGGCGCCCTCCAGCATGCTGCTGACCGCCAGCTGGCGGTCGGCCTGCGGTGGCAGCGCCAGCGACAGGCGGCGGATGTCGCGCATCAGCACCTGCAGCCGCTGCACGTCGGCGGGCAGCGTGTCCGGGGCGTAGCTGTCCGCCAGGTTGGGGGCGATGGCGGCCACCTGCGACACCTTTTCCGCCAGCTCCAGCACGCGCGCCAGCTCCGGCATCACCTCTTCGCGAAAGCCGGTCAGGGTGTCGAGCGTGGTGCGCATGCCGCTGACGCCGACCAGCGTCACCGCCAGCATCAGCACGAACAGCACGACGAACGCCGCCTGCAGCCGGGTGCGGATTGGCTGCGACCAGGCGGAGCACAACAGGGGGGAGGGAGGCGGCACGGCGGACCTCAATGGCGGCTGACCGTGGCGCGGAACTGGTAGCCCAGGCCGCGCTCGGTGCAGATCAGTTCGGGGTGGCGCGGGTTCGGCTCGATCTTGCGCCGCAGGCGCAGGATCAGCACGTCGATGGTGCGGTCGTACACCTCGGTGTCGAGGCCGCGCGTCTGCTCCAGCAGCTGCTCGCGGCTCCATACCCGCTGCGGATGTTTGACCAGGGTGGCCAAGAGCGTGAACTCGCCCTGCGTCAGCGGACACGGCGTGCCGTCCGGCTGGTGCAGTTCGCGCGCCGTCATGTCGAGCACCCAGCCGTTGAAGGCGTAGCACTCGTGCGCCTCGCCCGGGTGGCGCTGCAGCGGGATCGACAGCTCGGTGGTGCGGCGCAGCGCGGCGCGCACGCGCGCCAGGAGTTCGCGCCCGGAGAAGGGCTTGGTCAGGTAGTCATCGGCGGCCAGTTCCAGTCCCAGCACGCGGTCGGTCTCGTCGCCCTTGCCGCTCATCATGATGATCGGCACGGCGGATTGGCGGCGCAGCTCGCGCGCCAGCGTGAGGCCGTCCTCGCCCTTGAGCTTGAGGTCGAGGATCACCAGCGCGAAGGGGTGCTCGGCCAGCGCGCGGCGCATGGCGGCGCCGTCGCCGGCGCAACAGCTGGCGAAGCCGCCGTCCTCCAGCAGCGCGGCGAGCCAGTCGCGCACCTCGGCCTCGTCGTCGACGATCAGGATGCGGTGTTTATCGTCCATGCGGGGGCTCCTCCTTTTTCTGGCGCGTTCTCTTTCGGAACGGTTCTCGCTCTTTGTATACCGTTTTCTAACGAAGCGGTTTTTTGTGTCCGCAGCGCGGATGATGGTTAGGGCGGTGCTGAAAAGCTCGTGCCTAGGTTCTTAGCAGAAAGCGCGGCACTATGTGTTTCAATTGTTACAAGGCGCGTCAGGCCAGCCGCCGCGCCACCTCGTCGGCCAGCGCGAGGCAGCTGGTCAGGCCCGGCGATTCGATGCCGTAGAGGTTGATCAGCCCGGCGACACCATGCTCGCGCTCGTCCTGGATCAGGAAATCGGCATCCGGCTCGCCCGGCCCGGCGAGCTTGGGGCGGATGCCGGCGTAGCCCGGTTGTAGCGCGTCGTCTGGCAGCCCCGGCCACCATGGCCGCACCGCGGCGGCGAAGCGGGCGCCGCGTGCCGGATCGACGCTGTAGTCCACCGTGTCGATCCATTCCACGTCCGGGCCGAAGCGCGCCTGGCCGGCGAGGTCCAGCGTCAGGTGGGTGCCGAGCCCGCCCGCCACCGGCAGCGGGTAGATCAGGTGCGAGAACGGCGCGCGGCCGCTCAGCGTGAAGTAGACGCCGCGCGCGTAGCGCACCGTCGGGATGGTGGCCGGCGGCACGCCCTCGATGGCGGCGGCGACGCGGTGCGCCCACAGTCCGGCGGCGTTGACCACGCTGCGCGCCTTGATCGGATACGGCTCGTCGCCGCCGATCTCGAGCACGATGCCGTCGGATTCGACCCGCCCGCCGACGATGGGCGAGGCCGGCGCCAGCAGCGCTCCGGCGGCTTCGGCGTCGCCCAGCAGCGCCAGCATCAGCGCGTGGCTGTCGACGATGCCGGTGGAGGGCGACAATAGCGCGGCGTGGCCGGCGAGTTCCGGTTCCAGCGCGGCGAGCTCGGCCCGGTCCAGCCAGCGCAGGTCGGTCACGCCG is a genomic window containing:
- a CDS encoding response regulator; amino-acid sequence: MDDKHRILIVDDEAEVRDWLAALLEDGGFASCCAGDGAAMRRALAEHPFALVILDLKLKGEDGLTLARELRRQSAVPIIMMSGKGDETDRVLGLELAADDYLTKPFSGRELLARVRAALRRTTELSIPLQRHPGEAHECYAFNGWVLDMTARELHQPDGTPCPLTQGEFTLLATLVKHPQRVWSREQLLEQTRGLDTEVYDRTIDVLILRLRRKIEPNPRHPELICTERGLGYQFRATVSRH
- a CDS encoding NAD(P)/FAD-dependent oxidoreductase → MDRIDTLVIGAGVIGLAVARALALQGREVIVAEAEAGFGLHTSSRNSEVIHAGLYYPTGSLKARLCLAGREALYRYCAEHGVPHRRLGKLIVATQPDDMARLAQLAERAAANGVTDLRWLDRAELAALEPELAGHAALLSPSTGIVDSHALMLALLGDAEAAGALLAPASPIVGGRVESDGIVLEIGGDEPYPIKARSVVNAAGLWAHRVAAAIEGVPPATIPTVRYARGVYFTLSGRAPFSHLIYPLPVAGGLGTHLTLDLAGQARFGPDVEWIDTVDYSVDPARGARFAAAVRPWWPGLPDDALQPGYAGIRPKLAGPGEPDADFLIQDEREHGVAGLINLYGIESPGLTSCLALADEVARRLA